The Jeotgalibacillus aurantiacus genome segment CATTCATACTAAGACGGCTATGGATGTATTTGGTGTGGCAAAAGAGGAAGTCACGTCCGATATGCGCCGTCATGCGAAAGCCGTTAACTTTGGTATCGTCTATGGCATCAGTGATTACGGCCTTTCGCAAAGCCTGGATATTCCGAGGAAAGAGGCAGCGGAATTTATTAAACGTTACCTTGAAAGCTATCCGAAAGTAAAAGAATACATGGACGATATTATTCATGAAGCGAAACAAAAAGGGTATGTGGAAACGCTGCTGCATCGCAGAAGATATATCCCGGAGATCACAAGCCGTAATTTTAACGTGAGAGGTTTTGCAGAGCGGACTGCGATGAACACTCCGATTCAGGGAACCGCCGCAGACATTATCAAAAAGGCCATGATTGAAATGGATGAAACGCTGAATCGTGAAAACCTGAAAGCCCGAATGCTGCTCCAGGTACACGATGAACTGATTTTTGAATGTCCGAAGGATGAAGTGAAAAAGCTTGAAAAACTCGTACCAGAAGTGATGGAAGCGGCTGTTGAGTTATCCGTTCCGCTGAAGGTGGATTATTCATACGGCGACACCTGGTACGATGCTAAATAAAGTGGAAGGAGCGGGTAAGGATGCCGGAACTTCCCGAAGTAGAACATGTAAAAAGGGGCCTCACACCTAAAATTGCGGGATTGACAATTGTTGAAACTGTGTTTTCCCAAACGGTCATCAATGCCCACGAATCAGGGAGAAAAGCGGTTATTAAAGGAGAAGGTCTTGACTATTTCAGAAGCTCAGTTATGAATGCCGAGATTGAAACAGTAGACAGGAGAAGCAAATATTTATTGTTCAGGCTGAAAAAAGATGACCGTACTGAATGGATTTTGTCCCATTTAGGCATGACCGGGGCTTGGTTTGTCGTGAATGATGTAGAAGAAATTGGGGAGCTCAGATTCCGGAATCATGTGCACGTCATTTTTACCCTTTCCAATGAGCAGCTGCTCGTGTACTCGGATATCCGAAGATTCGGTGAGATGAGGCATCTTAAAGATCAGTCTGATCACCCGCCTCTCCTTGCCATCGGTCCGGAGCCTTTTGATGCCGATGCTGAGAGCCGGTTTTTAGAAGCGCTGGAATGGACGAGATTCAGCCAAAAGCCGATCAAAGAATCGATTATGCATCATTCAGTCATTGCAGGCTGCGGCAATATTTACGCAACCGAAGCACTGTTCAGGGCGAGGGTGAATCCGAAAAGAAAGACGGAGCGCTTAAGTCTTCAGAAGAAAAAAGAGCTGTTCGGCCATATTGTGGACGTGTTGAAAGAAGGCATTGAAGCGGGTGGCAGCAGTATTTCTGACTACCGTAATGTCAATGGTGAAGCAGGCGGGATGCAGGAAAGACTGCAAATGTACGCAAAATCAGCGTGTCCATTATGCGGATACGAAGTGAAAAAAGCCGTGATCGGTGGCCGTACGTCTCACTACTGTCCGAAATGCCAGCGTTAACAGAAAGGATTTGTTGCACATGATCATTGGACTGACCGGAAGTATCGCTACCGGTAAAAGTACGGTAGCGAACGAATTGATAAATAGAGGGTTTACCGTCATTGATGCGGATCAAT includes the following:
- the mutM gene encoding bifunctional DNA-formamidopyrimidine glycosylase/DNA-(apurinic or apyrimidinic site) lyase, which translates into the protein MPELPEVEHVKRGLTPKIAGLTIVETVFSQTVINAHESGRKAVIKGEGLDYFRSSVMNAEIETVDRRSKYLLFRLKKDDRTEWILSHLGMTGAWFVVNDVEEIGELRFRNHVHVIFTLSNEQLLVYSDIRRFGEMRHLKDQSDHPPLLAIGPEPFDADAESRFLEALEWTRFSQKPIKESIMHHSVIAGCGNIYATEALFRARVNPKRKTERLSLQKKKELFGHIVDVLKEGIEAGGSSISDYRNVNGEAGGMQERLQMYAKSACPLCGYEVKKAVIGGRTSHYCPKCQR